From one Herpetosiphon gulosus genomic stretch:
- a CDS encoding ABC transporter permease, protein MAFGRSFWRETRASYAFVERNINLIKRYWGWEVVWLIYSIVNALSITFIGKAVGAITGQEFDQATINATILYLIVGTLVWHYLAVVFDCIAESVQWERWEGTIEYTFMAPISRLTHMLGTTIFAIFWGLFHTGIILAFVAVFFQISLENANFLGATVILLTGSISFIGLGIVAAVLPLLFPERGAQMTNIVKATILLVSGVYYPISVLPTWMQPLASISPATYVLEGMRRALQNNAGPFDLWASYLLPLLGSGLLLVPFGLWIFLRGEEYAKRTGRLKRNG, encoded by the coding sequence ATGGCATTTGGGCGTTCATTTTGGCGCGAAACTCGCGCATCGTATGCATTTGTTGAGCGCAATATCAACTTAATTAAACGTTATTGGGGCTGGGAAGTTGTTTGGTTGATCTATTCGATCGTCAATGCCTTATCGATCACCTTTATTGGTAAGGCAGTTGGGGCGATTACTGGCCAAGAATTCGACCAAGCAACGATTAACGCCACGATTTTATATTTGATTGTCGGGACATTGGTTTGGCACTATTTGGCAGTAGTGTTTGATTGTATTGCTGAATCGGTACAGTGGGAACGATGGGAAGGCACGATTGAATATACCTTTATGGCTCCGATTTCGCGGCTGACCCACATGCTGGGCACAACGATTTTTGCAATCTTCTGGGGCTTGTTTCATACCGGCATTATTTTGGCCTTTGTGGCGGTGTTTTTTCAAATTAGCCTTGAGAATGCCAACTTCTTGGGTGCAACCGTCATCTTGCTGACGGGCAGTATCAGCTTTATTGGCTTAGGAATTGTCGCGGCAGTTTTGCCATTACTGTTTCCTGAGCGCGGAGCACAGATGACCAACATCGTCAAAGCCACGATTTTGTTGGTTTCGGGCGTGTATTATCCCATTAGCGTGTTGCCAACTTGGATGCAACCACTGGCCTCAATTTCGCCAGCGACCTATGTGTTGGAAGGCATGCGGCGGGCTTTGCAAAATAATGCTGGGCCGTTCGACCTCTGGGCCAGCTATCTATTGCCGTTATTGGGCAGTGGTTTGTTGCTGGTGCCCTTTGGCTTATGGATTTTCTTGCGTGGCGAGGAATATGCCAAACGCACAGGCCGCCTAAAACGCAACGGCTAG
- a CDS encoding FAD-dependent oxidoreductase produces MTTVGTEAQPLRVAIIGSGPSAFYAADHLLKQSDLVVEVDMFDRLPTPFGLVRGGVAPDHQKIKTVTKAFNLVAKNPRFRFFGYVEYGKDLSHADLVEHYHQILYATGAQSDRHMGIPGEDLTNSFPATAFVAWYNGHPDYRHLQFDLSQERVAVVGVGNVAIDVARILCLSHEELARTDIADHALEALSKSNIKEVYLLGRRGPAQAAFTTPEVKELGELEEADVVAIPSEVALDDVSRADLEAGGDKAAQKKVELLQGYAQRAPAGKKRRLIFRFLVSPTEVLGDSDGRVAGLRLAKNELYASESGSIASRATGETEDLPVGLVFRSVGYRGSPLVDVPFNERWGTFLNQKGRIIDPTSQQPKVGEYTAGWIKRGPSGVIGTNKPDAVETVQCMLEDLVAGQVLNPSHAERESIEKLVQERQPNYVTFADWQRLDEIEVANGAATGRPRVKFTRIEDMLAALGKNVTA; encoded by the coding sequence ATGACAACTGTGGGAACTGAAGCGCAGCCATTACGGGTTGCGATCATTGGTTCTGGGCCATCGGCATTTTATGCGGCGGATCACTTGCTCAAACAAAGCGATCTGGTTGTTGAAGTTGATATGTTCGACCGTTTGCCAACACCGTTTGGTTTGGTTCGCGGTGGGGTTGCGCCCGATCACCAGAAAATCAAGACCGTCACTAAGGCCTTTAATTTGGTTGCTAAAAATCCCCGTTTTCGCTTTTTTGGCTATGTGGAATATGGCAAAGATCTCAGCCACGCCGATTTAGTTGAACACTATCATCAAATTTTATATGCCACTGGTGCGCAAAGTGATCGTCATATGGGGATTCCTGGCGAGGATCTGACCAATAGTTTTCCGGCGACCGCCTTTGTGGCCTGGTATAACGGCCATCCCGATTATCGCCATTTACAATTCGATCTCTCGCAAGAGCGGGTGGCGGTGGTTGGGGTTGGCAATGTGGCAATTGATGTGGCGCGGATTTTATGTCTCTCGCATGAAGAATTGGCGCGTACCGATATTGCTGACCATGCGTTGGAAGCACTGAGCAAAAGCAATATTAAAGAAGTGTATTTGCTCGGGCGACGTGGGCCTGCTCAAGCGGCCTTTACCACTCCCGAAGTCAAAGAATTGGGCGAGCTGGAAGAAGCCGATGTGGTGGCGATTCCCAGCGAAGTTGCCCTCGACGATGTGAGCCGCGCCGATTTGGAAGCTGGTGGCGATAAAGCCGCTCAGAAGAAGGTCGAGTTGCTGCAAGGCTACGCTCAACGTGCGCCCGCAGGCAAAAAACGCCGCCTGATTTTCCGCTTCTTGGTTAGCCCAACTGAAGTTTTAGGCGATAGCGATGGGCGGGTGGCTGGCTTGCGTTTGGCCAAAAACGAACTCTACGCCAGCGAATCGGGCAGCATCGCCTCACGGGCAACTGGTGAGACCGAAGATTTACCAGTTGGCTTGGTTTTCCGTTCGGTCGGCTATCGTGGTTCGCCGCTGGTCGATGTACCATTCAACGAACGCTGGGGAACCTTCCTCAACCAAAAAGGCCGCATTATCGACCCAACCAGCCAACAGCCCAAAGTTGGCGAATATACCGCTGGCTGGATTAAGCGCGGCCCAAGTGGTGTAATTGGTACCAATAAGCCTGATGCAGTTGAAACAGTGCAATGTATGCTCGAAGATTTGGTAGCTGGGCAAGTGCTCAATCCAAGCCATGCCGAGCGTGAGAGCATTGAAAAATTGGTGCAAGAACGCCAACCCAACTACGTAACCTTTGCCGATTGGCAACGCCTCGACGAGATTGAAGTTGCCAATGGTGCGGCCACAGGTCGGCCACGAGTCAAATTCACGCGCATCGAAGATATGCTAGCAGCGCTTGGCAAAAATGTAACCGCCTAA
- a CDS encoding CBS domain-containing protein, whose amino-acid sequence MKIKHVLATKSPIIHTITPQAPLSQAVAILSEHNIGTLVVIEDDRIAGIISERDIIRAAAQDPAIFERQVQHVMTANVITGRPSDDLRAVLQTMTNRRFRHLPILDGDILLGIVSIGDVVKAQLGEYEGKLDTLETQIIEEG is encoded by the coding sequence ATGAAGATCAAGCATGTGCTCGCTACCAAAAGTCCTATCATTCATACGATTACTCCGCAAGCCCCGCTGAGCCAAGCCGTGGCGATTTTATCTGAACACAACATTGGCACATTGGTGGTAATTGAAGATGATCGAATTGCCGGAATTATCTCCGAGCGAGATATTATTCGGGCCGCAGCCCAAGACCCGGCAATTTTTGAGCGCCAAGTGCAGCATGTGATGACGGCCAATGTGATAACCGGTCGCCCCAGTGATGATCTTAGAGCCGTGCTCCAAACCATGACCAACCGCCGCTTCCGCCACTTACCAATTCTTGATGGCGACATCTTACTTGGAATTGTATCGATTGGCGATGTGGTCAAGGCGCAACTTGGGGAATATGAAGGTAAGCTCGATACCCTCGAAACTCAAATTATCGAAGAGGGCTAG
- a CDS encoding GNAT family N-acetyltransferase: protein MLDPQVFSTKRLIASAISLEHADLLAAMHQNPTVMATLGGLQDRQRTLQGLHNQIADWQQAGYGLCIFHDRASGGFVGRGGLRLLQLDEQPETEIGYALLPEWWGQGLATEIASQARTVAFEQLQLASIVLFTMTTNIVSQRVAEKLGMRYERHFERANLPHVLFRQTKSAWIVNRNLRSI, encoded by the coding sequence ATGCTTGATCCCCAGGTTTTTTCAACCAAACGTTTGATTGCTAGCGCGATCAGTCTTGAGCATGCCGATCTGCTGGCTGCAATGCACCAAAATCCGACGGTGATGGCAACCCTCGGCGGTTTGCAAGATCGTCAACGTACCTTGCAAGGCTTGCACAATCAAATTGCTGATTGGCAGCAGGCCGGTTATGGATTATGTATTTTTCATGATCGCGCCAGCGGAGGCTTTGTTGGGCGCGGTGGTTTACGTTTATTGCAACTCGATGAGCAGCCTGAAACTGAAATTGGCTATGCCCTGCTGCCAGAATGGTGGGGCCAAGGCTTAGCGACCGAAATTGCCAGCCAAGCGCGAACGGTCGCCTTTGAACAATTGCAGTTAGCGTCGATTGTGCTTTTCACTATGACCACCAACATTGTTTCGCAGCGGGTTGCCGAAAAATTAGGTATGCGCTATGAACGCCATTTTGAACGAGCCAACCTGCCACATGTACTTTTTCGCCAAACCAAATCAGCTTGGATCGTTAATCGAAACCTGAGATCGATCTAA
- a CDS encoding glycosyl hydrolase — protein MWSNLSRSRSLLTIALLGVLLGSLSLLPTHTTKAAITAYQAADPNLAPYAQNVLDRFVQYKGQYWLGGQQEVHWDNSRKDEMSNAVFARTNPQRYPALRGWDFPIGGALPNDGQWMIDAIISDWTNAKVIPTISQHWTPIASQGTNHQDMFTVVDIDRMFVDGTAERNNYLIWLDNIADDLQQLEDANVPVLWRPYHEAGGGWFWWDKDNGATNYRRLWDDMFTYLVTTRGLHNLIWVWTPGVKGVSTAWYPAGQADILGSDVYNETSGNYVSWYEDLGRFSQTKIKALSETDYMMDPALLTSAPFAYFMIWHTDMFYRNTDSRIQSTYAHWATLNRTNVGQLWNGTLGSAPTATPGTPTPTPLPGIVVSDFEDGTLQGWTGTNLVSEPVVNSEWAANGQRSIKAQVNLAATPADIRLAQALDLTGQSRIQIRLSAQNVGSGLSAKLYIKTGSAWNWKDSGTVLIDSGTSLLTIELAGVPDINQVRELGVEFNALAGNSGTATIYADYLTVGVVNSNQPTPTTGPTATATRTPTATPTDIPPPSRTPTQIPTATRTPTQGPTSTATNVPTITPTTIPTATRTPTQVPTVTPTSTGGACKVDFKITSQWGVGFIADVTVTNLQPSALNGWNVKFNFPGGQTISNLWNGTLSQNGSAVTVTNASWNGYLVANGGTANFGFQGVGSPPSLPSNAFQLNGATCQ, from the coding sequence ATGTGGTCGAACCTGAGCCGTTCGCGGTCGTTGTTGACCATTGCGCTCCTTGGGGTCTTGCTTGGTTCACTGAGTTTGTTACCAACGCACACCACCAAGGCCGCGATTACCGCCTATCAAGCCGCCGATCCAAATCTCGCCCCGTATGCCCAAAATGTGCTCGATCGCTTCGTTCAATACAAAGGTCAGTATTGGCTCGGCGGTCAGCAAGAAGTCCACTGGGATAATTCGCGTAAAGACGAAATGTCGAATGCAGTCTTTGCTCGCACCAATCCACAACGTTACCCCGCGCTACGTGGCTGGGATTTTCCGATCGGCGGCGCACTGCCCAACGATGGACAATGGATGATCGACGCGATCATCAGCGATTGGACCAATGCCAAAGTTATTCCAACCATTAGCCAACACTGGACACCGATTGCAAGCCAAGGCACCAATCACCAAGATATGTTTACGGTGGTTGATATTGATCGAATGTTTGTTGATGGCACTGCTGAACGCAATAATTATCTGATTTGGCTTGATAATATTGCCGATGACTTGCAGCAACTCGAAGATGCCAACGTGCCAGTGTTGTGGCGACCCTACCACGAGGCTGGTGGCGGTTGGTTCTGGTGGGATAAAGATAACGGAGCCACCAATTATCGCCGCCTTTGGGATGATATGTTCACCTATTTGGTGACCACCCGTGGCCTACACAACTTGATCTGGGTCTGGACACCTGGGGTCAAAGGGGTCAGCACAGCTTGGTATCCCGCTGGTCAAGCCGATATTTTGGGCAGCGACGTGTATAACGAAACTTCGGGCAACTATGTGAGTTGGTATGAAGATCTTGGGCGTTTCTCGCAAACCAAGATTAAAGCCCTCAGCGAAACCGACTACATGATGGACCCAGCCCTGTTGACCAGTGCCCCATTTGCTTACTTTATGATTTGGCATACCGATATGTTTTATCGCAATACCGATAGTCGCATTCAAAGCACCTATGCTCACTGGGCAACCTTGAATCGTACCAATGTTGGTCAACTTTGGAATGGTACGCTTGGGAGCGCTCCCACAGCAACGCCTGGTACACCAACGCCAACGCCATTGCCTGGGATCGTCGTCAGCGACTTCGAAGATGGCACGCTGCAAGGCTGGACTGGCACAAACCTCGTTTCAGAGCCAGTTGTCAACAGCGAATGGGCTGCCAATGGCCAACGTTCGATCAAGGCCCAAGTTAATTTAGCCGCTACGCCTGCCGATATTCGGCTCGCGCAAGCACTGGATTTGACGGGACAATCACGCATCCAAATTCGCCTGAGTGCCCAAAATGTTGGGAGCGGTCTCAGCGCTAAACTCTACATTAAGACTGGTAGCGCTTGGAATTGGAAAGATAGCGGAACTGTGCTGATCGATTCGGGCACAAGTTTGCTGACGATTGAATTGGCGGGCGTGCCCGATATCAACCAAGTGCGCGAGTTGGGGGTTGAATTCAATGCACTTGCTGGCAATAGTGGCACAGCAACGATCTACGCCGATTATCTAACCGTAGGCGTGGTCAATAGTAACCAGCCAACCCCAACTACGGGGCCAACTGCCACTGCGACCCGCACGCCAACCGCCACGCCCACCGATATTCCACCGCCTTCGCGCACGCCAACCCAAATACCAACGGCCACACGCACGCCAACCCAAGGCCCAACCTCGACCGCAACCAATGTTCCAACGATCACACCAACCACTATTCCAACCGCAACACGTACCCCAACCCAAGTGCCAACAGTTACGCCAACCAGCACTGGCGGCGCTTGTAAAGTTGATTTCAAGATCACCAGCCAATGGGGTGTGGGCTTTATCGCCGATGTTACCGTGACCAATCTCCAGCCAAGTGCCTTAAACGGCTGGAATGTGAAATTCAACTTCCCTGGCGGCCAAACCATCAGCAACCTCTGGAACGGCACGCTCAGCCAAAATGGCAGCGCAGTTACCGTCACCAATGCTAGCTGGAATGGCTATCTTGTAGCCAATGGTGGCACAGCCAACTTTGGTTTCCAAGGTGTTGGTAGCCCGCCAAGCTTGCCAAGCAACGCCTTCCAACTCAATGGAGCCACCTGCCAATAA